ATTCTGGGGACCAGTTGAAGCGGTTATCAATGATACTTACAACGGTAAGATTGCTGAAGATCAATATTTACCTAAATTAGACAAACTCGTGAAAGATACAAGTAAATTAGATAAATAAAAACGATAATTGAGGTTTAGAGTATGGACCGAATATGCAAATGTTCGCTTCATACTCCTCCTCTTTTTAGCTCAAGTTTAGTGAAAAAGAACAGGATGTGAATCACGATGAAGTTAAAACCGAAAGCGGATGATCAGATTAGTTTTAGACAGTTGTTCAAAAAAGGAGATAAATCGATCAAACTCTCTTTTATTTTCATGGGAATGGCCAACTTGCTGAATGGTCAAATAGTCAAAGGACTCCTTTTTTTAGCGTTGCAGCTTGGTTTTATCGCTTGGTTGGTGCTGAATGGATTTCATGCACTCTCAATGCTTCAAACCTTGGGGACGAAATCTCAAGGCTGGGTCATGGATGAGACGTTGGGAATCGAAGTGCAGCAACCAGGTGATAACTCGATGCTGCTTCTGCTATTTGGGATTGCAGCAATTATTCTTATTGTCCTTTTTATTTTTCTTTATTTTGTCAATCTTAGAAGTGCCCGTAAAATATTTGTGCTAAAAGAAGCAAATAAGCCTTTGCCGACGTTAAAAGAAGATTTAAGTAGTTTGCTGAATGAAAAATTTTATGTGACATTGATGAGTATTCCGTTGTTAGGTGTCTTGGCATTCACGATTTTACCTTTGCTTTATATGATTTCGATCGCATTTACAAGCTATGATCATAATCATTTGCCACCGAAAAATCTTTTTAGCTGGGTTGGCTTTGCGAACTTCGGAAATGTGATCACAGGAGATATTGCGAGTACCTTCTTCCCGGTTCTGAGCTGGACGTTGATTTGGGCGGTATTGGCTACAGCTACGACTTTTTTCTTTGGGATTTTATTAGCTCTTTTGATCAATGCCAAAGGAGTTAAAGGAAAAAAAGTTTGGCGGACGATTTTTGTGATCACGATGGCTGTACCCCAGTTTGTGAGTTTGTTGCTGATGGCTAATCTATTCAACGGATCAGGACCAGTCAATGCGCTGTTGCAAAATTGGGGGTTGATCGATCAGCCGATTCCGTTTTTAACAGATGGATTGTTAGCGAAAGTTACTGTTATTTTTGTGAATATGTGGGTAGGGATTCCGGTGACGATGTTAGTAGCGACAGGGATCATCACTAATTTACCAGATGACCAAATCGAAGCTGCTGAAATAGATGGCGCAAATAAATTCCAGATTTTTAAAAACATTACGTTCCCTCAAATTTTATTTGTGATGGCACCGAGCTTGATCCAGCAGTTTATTGGAAATATCAATAACTTCAATGTGATTTTCTTGCTGACTGGTGGACAACCTGCTAATAGCAATTATCATTCAGCGGGGGAAACAGATTTGCTGGTTACGTGGTTGTATAAACTGACAGTCACTGCGGCGGATTATAATTTGGCTTCCGTAATCGGGATCATCATCTTTGTTCTATCAGCGGTCTTCTCTTTGATTGCTTATACACGAAGCAGCTCATTTAAAACAGAAGGGGCGTAACGCATATGAAATCGAAAAAAAGAAAAATGTTGTTCGTTCACTATACATTGTTGACGATTTTGTCGATCGTCTGGATTTTTCCGATCGTTTGGATCGTGTTGACAAGCTTTCGTAGTGAAGGCGGGGCATTTGTAACGTACTTTATTCCAAAGCAATTTACTTTTGAAAATTATAAAATGCTTCTGACAAGCTCGACGTATCCGTTTGTACAATGGTTTTTAAATACGCTGTTTGTTGCAGTCTGCAGTTGTATTTTATCTACGCTGATCACGATTGCGATGGCTTATTCGCTTAGTCGTCTGAGATTTAGAGCGAGAAAACCGTTTTTGAAGCTAGCGCTTGTTTTGAATATGTTTCCAGGTTTTATGAGTATGATCGCTGTGTACTATATTTTAAAAGCGATGAATTTGACAGGAAGTTTATTGGCGTTGATTTTAGTCTATTCTTCTGGTGCGGCATTGAGCTTTTATATAGCAAAAGGGTTCTTTGATACGATTCCGATGGCATTGGATGAATCAGCAATGATCGATGGGGCGAGTAAATTTGAGATTTTTACTAAGATCACCCTTCCGTTAAGTAAGCCGATCATTGTTTATACGGCACTGATGGCATTTATGGCACCGTGGATGGATTTTATCTTCGCGAAAATTATTTTAGGGGATAATGTGAATAAGTATACCGTTGCGATCGGGTTGTTTACGATGCAGACGAGAGACAAGATCGATCAGTATTTTATGGCCTTTACAGCCGGTTGTGTATTGATT
This sequence is a window from Enterococcus wangshanyuanii. Protein-coding genes within it:
- a CDS encoding carbohydrate ABC transporter permease, whose amino-acid sequence is MKLKPKADDQISFRQLFKKGDKSIKLSFIFMGMANLLNGQIVKGLLFLALQLGFIAWLVLNGFHALSMLQTLGTKSQGWVMDETLGIEVQQPGDNSMLLLLFGIAAIILIVLFIFLYFVNLRSARKIFVLKEANKPLPTLKEDLSSLLNEKFYVTLMSIPLLGVLAFTILPLLYMISIAFTSYDHNHLPPKNLFSWVGFANFGNVITGDIASTFFPVLSWTLIWAVLATATTFFFGILLALLINAKGVKGKKVWRTIFVITMAVPQFVSLLLMANLFNGSGPVNALLQNWGLIDQPIPFLTDGLLAKVTVIFVNMWVGIPVTMLVATGIITNLPDDQIEAAEIDGANKFQIFKNITFPQILFVMAPSLIQQFIGNINNFNVIFLLTGGQPANSNYHSAGETDLLVTWLYKLTVTAADYNLASVIGIIIFVLSAVFSLIAYTRSSSFKTEGA
- a CDS encoding sugar ABC transporter permease, which produces MKSKKRKMLFVHYTLLTILSIVWIFPIVWIVLTSFRSEGGAFVTYFIPKQFTFENYKMLLTSSTYPFVQWFLNTLFVAVCSCILSTLITIAMAYSLSRLRFRARKPFLKLALVLNMFPGFMSMIAVYYILKAMNLTGSLLALILVYSSGAALSFYIAKGFFDTIPMALDESAMIDGASKFEIFTKITLPLSKPIIVYTALMAFMAPWMDFIFAKIILGDNVNKYTVAIGLFTMQTRDKIDQYFMAFTAGCVLIAVPITLLFIFMQKYYVEGITSGSVKG